The following are encoded in a window of Penicillium oxalicum strain HP7-1 chromosome II, whole genome shotgun sequence genomic DNA:
- a CDS encoding Mitochondrial respiratory chain complexes assembly protein YTA12, giving the protein MASLLRRPGNIVRFSRRATECLGRAGTTSLRTHPSRLSSLITSSRVRNYATNGPTPPKKDSEDSRPRSGEPESVLSSEDQLRLDAFVKHLKTRMPDSQHEAIDTLRKHLMKNGMPDEVRQFIEKHKNASLMDHIRMMRWLFKYTSELAQEDVQAFTKTQSGTGPQANKSTEKPQEGQEESGQKSKEQSDKEHEQASKEQQQKKKKQDQGFPAPKVFEFRLDPASFLVTAFVTYYIYRSVFPGESAGREITWQEFRSNYLDKGLVEKLTVANGHRVRVDLNREVVSQVYPDAPGQPVTHVYFSIGSVDSFERKLEQAQYELGIPNHERIPVAYVDEVPWGSALLSFAPTLLLIGGIYWFSRRGAGGAGQSGIFGIGKSRAKRFNHETDIKIKFSDVAGMDEAKVEIMEFVSFLQQPERFQRLGAKIPRGAILSGPPGTGKTLLAKATAGESGVPFFSVSGSEFVEMFVGVGPSRVRDLFANARKNAPCIIFIDEIDAIGKSRSKSNFGGGNDERESTLNQILTEMDGFNTSEQVVVLAGTNRPDVLDKALMRPGRFDRHISIDRPTMDGRKQIFRVHLKKIVTDENMDFLEGRLAALTPGFAGADIANCVNEAALVAARENADKVVMRHFEQAIERVIGGLEKKSLVLSPEEKRTVAYHEAGHAICGWYFRWADPLLKVSIIPRGQGALGYAQYLPANGDTYLMNVNQLMDRMAMTLGGRVSEELHFDTVTSGASDDFNKVTRMATAMVTKFGMSKKLGYIHYEDDSSQQFQKPFSEDTARTIDMEVRRIVDEAYKQCHDLLSSKKKELGIVAEELLSKEVLGRDDLVRLLGPREWPDNAEFAKYFDGKGGETIAPHEPTPDPETTVGKDGRDETPLPPS; this is encoded by the exons ATGGCCTCCCTTCTCCGGCGGCCAGGCAATATCGTCCGATTCTCGAGAAGGGCCACGGAGTGCCTCGGCCGCGCTGGAACGACTTCGCTGCGAACACATCCGTCTCGACTCTCTTCACTAATCACATCTTCCCGTGTACGAAATTATGCCACAAATGGTCCAACACCTCCGAAGAAGGATTCCGAGGACTCCCGGCCTAGGAGTGGTGAGCCGGAGTCGGTCTTGAGCTCGGAGGACCAGCTGAGGTTGGACGCCTTCGTGAAGCATCTCAAGACTCGTATGCCAGATTCACAGCACGAAGCGATCGATACATTGCGCAAGCACTTGATGAAAAATGGCATGCCAGACGAAGTGCGACAGTTTATCGAAAAGCACAAGAACGCTTCTTTGATGGACCACATTCGAATGATGCGATGGTTGTTCAAGTACACGAGCGAGTTGGCTCAGGAGGATGTTCAGGCTTTCACCAAGACTCAAAGTGGAACCGGTCCCCAGGCGAACAAGAGTACCGAAAAGCCGCAAGAAGGCCAGGAAGAGTCTGGCCAGAAGAGCAAGGAGCAGAGTGACAAGGAGCATGAACAGGCCTCgaaggagcagcagcagaagaaaaagaagcaagatCAAGGCTTCCCCGCTCCCAAAGTCTTCGAATTCCGTCTGGATCCTGCGTCCTTCCTGGTCACTGCGTTTGTCACATACTATATCTACCGAAGCGTTTTCCCTGGTGAGAGCGCTGGCCGGGAGATCACATGGCAAGAATTCCGGTCTAATTATCTCGACAAGGGCCTTGTGGAGAAGCTCACAGTCGCAAATGGTCATCGTGTACGCGTTGACCTCAACCGCGAGGTTGTGAGCCAAGTCTACCCGGACGCTCCCGGACAGCCCGTGACTCACGTCTATTTCAGCATCGGCTCGGTAGACAGCTTTGAGCGAAAACTTGAGCAGGCTCAGTACGAGCTTGGAATTCCAAACCATGAACGGATCCCGGTTGCTTACGTGGACGAGGTTCCGTGGGGCAGCGCCCTTTTGTCTTTCGCTCCTACTTTGCTGTTAATCGGCGGAATCTACTGGTTCTCCCGGCGTGGTGCCGGCGGCGCGGGCCAGAGCGGTATCTTTGGTATCGGAAAAAGCCGTGCCAAGCGATTCAATCACGAGACTGACATCAAGATCAAGTTCTCCGATGTTGCCGGTATGGATGAGGCCAAGGTGGAAATTATGGAGTTCGTCAGCTTCCTTCAGCAGCCTGAGCGATTCCAAAGGCTTGGTGCCAAGATCCCCCGCGGCGCTATTCTCTCTGGTCCTCCTGGTACTGGTAAGACGCTGCTCGCAAAGGCAACTGCTGGCGAGTCCGGCGTGCCTTTCTTCAGCGTTAGCGGTTCGGAATTCGTGGAGATGTTTGTGGGTGTTGGACCGTCTCGAGTGCGTGATCTGTTCGCAAACGCTCGCAAGAACGCCCCTTGCATTATTTTcattgatgaaattgatgCCATCGGAAAGTCTCGCTCGAAGTCCAACTTCGGCGGTGGCAACGACGAACGCGAGAGCACACTCAACCAGATTCTGACCGAAATGGATGGCTTCAACACTTCCGAGCAGGTCGTTGTCCTAGCTGGTACTAATCGACCTGACGTTCTCGATAAGGCTCTCATGCGTCCTGGACGTTTCGATCGTCATATTTCGATCGATCGTCCTACTATGGACGGCCGCAAGCAAATTTTCCGTGTCCATCTCAAGAAGATTGTTACAGATGAGAACATGGATTTCTTGGAAGGCCGTCTTGCTGCTTTAACCCCTGGATTTGCGGGTGCCGATATCGCCAACTGCGTGAATGAGGCTGCCCTGGTCG CTGCGCGCGAGAACGCTGACAAGGTTGTTATGCGTCACTTTGAGCAAGCCATCGAGCGTGTGATTGGTggattggaaaagaaatcgCTGGTGCTATCGCCCGAGGAGAAGCGTACGGTCGCCTATCACGAGGCTGGCCATGCCATCTGTGGCTGGTACTTCCGATGGGCCGACCCGCTCTTGAAGGTGTCGATCATtcctcgaggccaaggtGCTCTAGGCTACGCGCAATATCTGCCAGCAAATGGCGACACGTACTTGATGAATGTGAACCAACTCATGGACCGCATGGCAATGACTTTGGGTGGCCGTGTTAGTGAAGAGCTGCACTTCGATACTGTCACTAGCGGAGCTAGCGATGACTTCAACAAGGTGACTCGTATGGCCACTGCCATGGTCACCAAGTTTGGTATGTCGAAGAAGCTTGGCTACATTCATTACGAGGACGATTCTAGCCAGCAATTCCAGAAGCCCTTCTCAGAGGACACAGCCCGCACGATCGACATGGAGGTGCGTCGCATTGTCGACGAAGCCTACAAGCAGTGTCACGACTTGTTGagctcgaagaagaaggagcttGGCATTGTCGCCGAGGAGCTTCTGTCCAAGGAAGTTCTTGGTCGTGACGATCTTGTCCGTCTCCTTGGTCCTCGTGAGTGGCCAGACAACGCTGAGTTTGCCAAATACTTTGATGGAAAAGGCGGCGAGACCATCGCTCCCCACGAGCCCACCCCAGACCCCGAGACGACGGTCGGTAAGGATGGTCGTGACGAGacccctcttcctccgtctTAG
- a CDS encoding DNA topoisomerase 3, translated as MARKILCVAEKPAIARAVATHLSGGSFQTHAIRGNQYVKNYEFDFNFGGAWGQCSVTMTSVIGHLTGLDFASQYKGWMSCPPGALFEAPVQEDVDKDKKPIAENIRNQARYSKALFIWTDCDREGEHIGTEVRNQAKAGNARIEVKRARFSNTERAHVLQAARSPVELDEFQANAVAARIELDLRIGAAFTRLQTLQLQAVAAILKEKVISYGSCQFPTLGFVVDRYFRVKNFKPETFWSIKVMLEREGKKVNFLWKRVHLFDRAAVIMMLERCLMAKQAKVTKVNQKPKSKWRPLPLTTVDLQMMGSRFLRIDSQTIMKVAEALYTKGFISYPRTETDQFDKAIDLKKLVEKQFPDSRWGQYAKDLIDGKFRTPRSGRHNDKAHPPIHPVCWVAPTSLNENERKVYEFVVRRFLACCSDDAKGSGTDIEIQYGDEFFHASGLLVLERNYLDVYVYDKWESSQQLPHFERNETFEPTEANISEGKTTAPSYLTEPELIGLMDANGIGTDATMAEHIAKVKDRQYVVVNERGSGRSKVEELIPTHLGVALVEGYDNVVAGLPNSISLSKPFLRKEMEKQMLEICAGSKTRQDVVQQSLDMYREVFIHTQRRIEMLKAACRKYLNEQPA; from the exons ATGGCACGTAAGATTCTTTGTGTAGCCGAGAAGCCTGCAATCGCCCGTGCTGTGGCCACTCACCTGTCTGGCGGATCATTTCAGACG CATGCCATTCGAGGCAATCAATATGTCAAGAACTACGAATTCGACTTCAATTTCGGGGGCGCCTGGGGACAATGCTCAGTGACCATGACCAGTGTGATAGGCCATCTTACAGGGCTGGATTTTGCTTCTCAGTACAAAGGATGGATGTCATGCCCGCCTGGTGCTTTATTCGAAGCTCCAGTTCAAGAAGATGTAGACAAG GACAAGAAGCCGATTGCGGAAAACATTCGCAATCAAGCGAGGTACAGCAAAGCGCTCTTCATCTGGACCGACTGCGATCGCGAAGGGGAGCACATTGGTACCGAGGTGCGCAACCAAGCCAAAGCTGGCAATGCTCGTATTGAAGTCAAACGAGCTAGGTTCAGCAATACGGAAAGAGC TCATGTTCTTCAAGCAGCTCGGTCACCGGTGGAGCTTGACGAGTTCCAGGCAAATGCCGTGGCGGCCAGAATTGAACTAGATCTGCGAATTGGTGCCGCATTTACTCGCTTGCAAACTCTCCAACTGCAAGCTGTTGCGGCTATTTTGAAAGAGAAAGTCATCAGTTATG GCTCCTGTCAGTTTCCTACGCTTGGATTCGTCGTGGATCGGTACTTTCGCGTAAAGAACTTCAAGCCCGAGACGTTCTGGAGTATCAAGGTTATGCTTGAACGGGAAGGCAAGAAGGTCAACTTCCTATGGAAGCGTGTCCATCTCTTTGATCGAGCAGCCGTCATTATGATGTTGGAACGCTGCCTCATGGCGAAGCAGGCAAAGGTGACCAAAGTGAATCAAAAACCAAAGAGCAAATGGAGACCCTTGCCGTTGACTACTGTGGACCTTCAAATGATGGGCAGTCGATTTCTTCGAATTGACAGTCAAACTATCATGAAGGTCGCGGAGGCCCTTTACACCAAAGGTTTCATCAGCTATCCGCGTACCGAAACGGATCAATTTGACAAAGCAATTgacttgaagaagctggtggAGAAACAATTCCCAGATAGCCGATGGGGCCAATATGCCAAAGA CCTGATTGATGGTAAATTCCGGACACCTCGATCTGGCCGCCACAATGATAAAGCTCATCCTCCCATTCATCCAGTCTGTTGGGTAGCTCCCACCTCGTTGAATGAAAACGAGAGGAAAGTGTACGAGTTTGTGGTTCGGCGATTTCTGGCTTGCTGTTCGGACGATGCAAAGGGATCAGGGACGGACATAGAGATTCAATATGGCGATGAATTCTTTCATGCCAGTGGATTGCTCGTTCTGGAGAGAAATTATCTCGACGTCTATGTCTATGACAAATGGGAAAGTAGCCAACAGCTTCCCCATTTTGAACGAAACGAAACCTTTGAACCTACAGAGGCGAACATCTCCGAGGGGAAAACAACCGCTCCGAGCTACTTGACTGAACCTGAGCTGATCGGTCTGATGGATGCCAACGGTATCGGGACGGACGCGACAATGGCGGAGCACattgccaaggtcaaggacCGCCAATATGTGGTCGTCAACGAGCGTGGAAGTGGGAGAAGTAAGGTGGAAGAGCTGATTCCTACCCATTTAGGTGTTGCGCTGGTGGAAGGATACGACAACGTCGTGGCTGGTCTCCCAAACAGTATCTCACTCAGCAAGCCGTTTCTTCGCaaggaaatggaaaagcAAATGCTTGAGATCTGTGCGGGCTCCAAAACTCGCCAGGACGTGGTTCAACAGAGTCTCGACATGTACCGGGAGGTGTTCATCCATACTCAAAGGCGTATTGAGATGCTCAAAGCGGCCTGTCGAAAGTATCTCAACGAGCAGCCAGCATGA
- a CDS encoding Mitochondrial import inner membrane translocase subunit tim14: MASVLTVGLGVGVAAFLGRAGLVAYRRSQGGVNAAGKAFYKGGFEPRMTRREASLILELPERKLNKDKVRKKHRQLMLLNHPDRGGSPYLATKINEAKEFLDKHT; this comes from the exons ATGGCATCTGTTTTGACTGTTGGTCTGGGAGTGGGTGTGGCTGCCTTCCTG GGCCGCGCCGGTCTTGTCGCCTACCGTCGGTCTCAGGGCGGCGTCAACGCCGCTGGCAAGGCCTTCTACAAGGG CGGATTTGAACCGCGCATGACTCGCCGCGAAGCCTCCCTCATCCTTGAGCTCCC TGAGCGCAAGTTGAACAAGGACAAAGTGCGCAAGAAGCACCGTCAGCTCATGCTCCTCAACCACCCCGATCGTGGCGGCAGCCCGTACCTGGCCACCAAAATcaacgaggccaaggagtTCCTGGACAAGCACACCTAA
- a CDS encoding Ribosome biogenesis protein RLP24, whose product MRVETCHFCSRPAFPGKGITFVRNDARQFRFCRSKCHKNFKMKRQPRKLKWTKSHRAARGKEMIVDSSLVLSQFAKKRNVPVKYDRNLVAATIHAMQRVEEIRQRRERVFTKRRLAGKLARDRQREADRKVVAEGEHLIRKELREREEGRPMVAEQSKVANRVHGADLFAQKKKTKVLVDGGVEEEETMDMD is encoded by the exons ATGCG TGTGGAGACTTGTCACTTCTGTTCCCGCCCGGCCTTCCCTGGGAAAGGCATCACATTTGTCCGCAACGATGCCCGGCAATTTCGGTTCTGCCGGTCCAAATGTCACAAGAACTTCAAGATGAAGCGTCAGCCCCGTAAGCTGAAGTGGACCAAGAGTCACCGTGCCGCCCGTGGCAAGGAGATGATCGTCGACTCGTCGCTCGTGCTCTCCCAGTTCGCCAAGAAGCGCAACGTCCCCGTCAAGTACGACCGCAACTTGGTCGCCGCCACCATCCATGCCATGCAGCGTGTCGAAGAGATCCGTCAGCGCCGCGAGCGGGTCTTCACCAAGCGTCGTCTGGCCGGCAAGTTGGCTCGCGACCGCCAGCGCGAGGCCGACCGCAAGGTCGTCGCCGAGGGCGAGCACCTCATCCGCAAAGAACTGCGCGAGCGGGAGGAAGGCCGTCCCATGGTGGCCGAGCAGAGCAAGGTTGCCAACCGGGTACACGGAGCCGACCTCTTtgcgcagaagaagaagaccaaggtcttggtggatggtggtgtcgaggaggaggagacgaTGGACATGGATTAG